A genomic region of Halomonas aestuarii contains the following coding sequences:
- a CDS encoding DUF1266 domain-containing protein, which yields MVDPLNAWWAQQLVLCDWAFAPDPLTVDAESAVERLAALGVVDRGELGWCLLETLGTGVQVDPARLLAGLELVALGGGAGWLGETRARDWAQRLAEEVSARHTSLDAWLAALLHARSAEGWVRGDDGFFDACEALAALEHDGDGVTWEMLQEWLASHPREAELWPTAPEHQVWRLRAAFSPVLELPAGARDWQDLEAWLVEAWQIHHRDDLVRSLLWLAAQGDRQGWDLDASRLLEADDATRQQWREALDGGERNYGRVLLGFLERGEPLEWAAWDWLRLVDLAWAGACLGWLDEQEARDFAHHGADLLLRRYSDWAALARAYQRGRSLFEGRNLLPSLEADWSLLLQSPVSPWRPALQGLIDDALIEESRVAMRAWRRDPRHWVLALAAVREPEFAARQGPPPELPAVRRAEARRYLVETLDLHADEGVEALSRYWLPAQAHHLNQLAADAAHGALPPAETPFGHPVPAELASRDVLKQASRHAATIHMAEKFAFHLQMAMDSGDFDARRLDGLAEALQGSLCRFYPDARRLLQAWAHWESLLPEPEQPPMVAEIRWHLEDPGSLFQWLDWRGGAWREPGTRPTLAHFTAMALVGPLNSPAWSLPQPESERECAAIRDWVDGHYALHGEAELAEFLEYLIEAGDRQEYQINYAPYTLNRGRLASEIATLESGECSEEEGAHLLRLKRVRDDEDGCNDIDLAAWDIAQAVDLAIAGRQLGWLGEAAFLRLLERAHALASEHYAGWEEYARGLHAGFSFFMGETPERESFLAGFRQALVAWLSGAPPLAGAWASLDFPGARPRHWAPLHIDTLPGDRRTLH from the coding sequence TTGGTCGATCCCCTTAATGCCTGGTGGGCCCAGCAGCTGGTGCTGTGTGACTGGGCCTTCGCCCCCGATCCCCTGACGGTGGACGCGGAGTCGGCCGTCGAGCGGTTGGCGGCTCTGGGAGTTGTCGACCGCGGCGAGCTGGGATGGTGCCTGCTGGAAACCCTGGGGACCGGCGTTCAGGTCGACCCGGCCAGGCTGCTGGCCGGCCTGGAGCTGGTGGCCCTGGGCGGGGGAGCAGGCTGGCTCGGCGAGACGCGGGCCCGCGACTGGGCCCAGCGGCTGGCGGAGGAGGTCAGTGCCCGGCACACCAGCCTCGACGCCTGGCTGGCGGCGCTGCTGCATGCCCGCAGCGCGGAGGGCTGGGTCCGCGGTGACGACGGCTTCTTCGATGCCTGCGAGGCGCTGGCGGCCCTCGAGCACGACGGCGACGGCGTGACCTGGGAAATGCTGCAGGAGTGGCTTGCGAGCCACCCTCGTGAGGCCGAGCTCTGGCCCACGGCCCCCGAGCACCAGGTGTGGCGGCTGCGCGCCGCCTTCTCGCCGGTCCTCGAGCTGCCGGCCGGCGCACGGGACTGGCAGGACCTCGAGGCCTGGCTGGTAGAGGCGTGGCAGATCCACCACCGCGATGACCTGGTGCGCAGCCTGCTGTGGCTGGCCGCCCAGGGCGACCGTCAGGGCTGGGACCTCGACGCCTCGCGGCTGCTCGAGGCCGATGACGCGACGCGCCAGCAGTGGCGGGAGGCCCTAGACGGCGGCGAGCGGAACTATGGCCGGGTGCTGCTGGGCTTCCTGGAGCGGGGCGAACCCCTGGAATGGGCGGCCTGGGACTGGCTGCGACTGGTCGACCTGGCCTGGGCCGGTGCCTGCCTGGGCTGGCTCGACGAGCAGGAGGCCCGCGACTTCGCGCACCACGGGGCGGATCTGCTGCTGCGTCGCTACAGCGACTGGGCGGCCCTGGCGCGCGCCTACCAGCGCGGCCGCAGCCTGTTCGAGGGGCGCAACCTCTTGCCGTCCCTGGAGGCTGACTGGTCGCTGCTGCTGCAGTCGCCGGTGAGTCCCTGGCGTCCGGCCCTGCAGGGGCTGATCGACGATGCGCTGATCGAGGAGTCGCGGGTCGCCATGCGGGCCTGGCGCCGGGATCCCCGCCACTGGGTGCTGGCGCTGGCGGCGGTGCGCGAGCCCGAGTTCGCGGCCCGCCAGGGACCGCCGCCGGAGCTGCCGGCGGTGCGGCGCGCGGAGGCACGCCGCTACCTCGTCGAGACCCTCGACCTGCATGCCGACGAGGGGGTCGAGGCCCTCTCCCGCTACTGGCTGCCGGCCCAGGCCCACCACCTCAACCAGCTGGCGGCGGATGCCGCCCACGGGGCCCTGCCGCCGGCCGAGACCCCCTTCGGCCATCCGGTCCCCGCGGAACTCGCCAGCCGCGACGTGCTCAAGCAGGCCAGTCGCCATGCCGCCACGATCCACATGGCCGAGAAGTTCGCCTTCCACCTGCAGATGGCCATGGACAGCGGCGACTTCGATGCCCGCCGCCTGGACGGGCTGGCGGAGGCCCTGCAGGGCTCGCTGTGCCGCTTCTATCCCGATGCGCGACGCCTGCTGCAGGCCTGGGCCCACTGGGAGAGCCTGCTGCCCGAGCCCGAACAGCCCCCGATGGTCGCCGAGATCCGCTGGCACCTGGAGGACCCCGGCAGCCTCTTCCAGTGGCTCGACTGGCGAGGCGGGGCCTGGCGCGAACCCGGCACGAGGCCGACGCTTGCCCACTTCACGGCCATGGCCCTGGTCGGCCCGCTCAACAGCCCGGCCTGGAGCCTGCCCCAGCCGGAGAGCGAGCGCGAATGCGCCGCCATCCGCGACTGGGTCGATGGCCACTATGCCCTGCACGGGGAGGCCGAGCTGGCCGAGTTCCTCGAGTACCTGATCGAGGCGGGCGACCGTCAGGAGTACCAGATCAACTACGCCCCCTACACCCTCAACCGGGGGCGCCTGGCCTCGGAGATCGCCACCCTGGAGAGCGGCGAGTGCAGCGAGGAGGAGGGCGCCCACCTGCTTCGCCTGAAGAGGGTCAGGGACGACGAGGACGGCTGCAACGACATCGACCTGGCGGCCTGGGACATCGCCCAGGCCGTGGACCTGGCCATTGCCGGCCGCCAGCTCGGCTGGCTGGGCGAGGCGGCCTTCCTGCGCCTGCTCGAGCGGGCCCATGCCCTGGCCAGCGAGCACTATGCGGGCTGGGAGGAGTACGCCCGCGGGCTGCATGCCGGGTTCTCCTTCTTCATGGGCGAGACGCCCGAGCGCGAGAGCTTCCTGGCCGGCTTCCGGCAGGCCCTGGTGGCCTGGCTCTCCGGGGCGCCTCCCCTGGCCGGCGCCTGGGCCAGCCTGGACTTTCCCGGGGCGCGGCCGCGTCACTGGGCGCCGCTGCACATCGATACCCTGCCGGGCGACCGGCGCACCCTCCACTAA
- a CDS encoding NAD-dependent succinate-semialdehyde dehydrogenase: MSTQPELLIDKAYVAGQWRDGERRFAVTNPATGECLAEVPDLTGEDAREAVSAAAEAWPAWRGKTAKERATLLRRWFDSIMDHQEALARLMTLEQGKPLAESRGEVAYGAAFVEYYAEEAKRVAGETLPSHGTDKRILVFREPIGVVAAITPWNFPLAMITRKCAPALAAGCPVVIKPAEATPLTALALAKLAEDVGFPAGVINVVTASRPAEIGDVLTTDPRVRKISFTGSTPVGKMLLAQCAGTVKKASMELGGNAPFIVFDDADLDAAVEGAVASKYRNSGQTCVCTNRLLVQAGVYDAFLEKLAARVAQLQVGNGLDEGVVQGPLINAAAVDKVQSHIADALEKGGRLVCGGEPHALGGTFFQPTIVADVTDEMRVAREETFGPLAPVFRFETEEEAIAMANATEFGLAAYFYARDYRRIWHVMEGLEYGMVAVNEGILSTELAPFGGVKESGLGREGSRHGLDEYTELKYVCVGGL, encoded by the coding sequence ATGTCCACGCAACCCGAGCTGCTGATCGACAAGGCCTATGTGGCCGGCCAGTGGCGCGATGGCGAGCGCCGCTTCGCCGTGACCAACCCCGCCACCGGCGAGTGCCTGGCCGAGGTCCCCGACCTGACCGGCGAGGATGCCCGTGAGGCCGTCTCCGCCGCCGCAGAGGCCTGGCCCGCCTGGCGTGGCAAGACCGCCAAGGAGCGTGCGACCCTGCTGCGTCGCTGGTTCGACAGCATCATGGACCACCAGGAGGCCCTGGCGCGGCTGATGACCCTCGAGCAGGGCAAGCCGCTGGCCGAGTCCCGCGGCGAGGTGGCCTATGGCGCCGCCTTCGTGGAGTACTACGCCGAGGAGGCCAAGCGCGTGGCCGGCGAGACCCTGCCGAGCCACGGCACGGACAAGCGCATCCTGGTGTTCCGAGAGCCCATCGGGGTGGTGGCGGCCATCACCCCCTGGAACTTCCCGCTGGCCATGATCACCCGCAAGTGCGCCCCGGCGCTGGCCGCCGGCTGCCCGGTGGTGATCAAGCCGGCCGAGGCCACGCCGCTCACCGCCCTGGCCCTGGCGAAGCTCGCCGAGGACGTCGGCTTCCCCGCGGGCGTTATCAACGTGGTCACCGCCTCCCGCCCGGCCGAGATCGGCGACGTCCTGACCACCGATCCTCGCGTGCGCAAGATCTCCTTCACCGGCTCCACCCCGGTCGGCAAGATGCTGCTCGCCCAGTGTGCCGGCACGGTCAAGAAGGCCTCCATGGAGCTGGGCGGCAACGCGCCCTTCATCGTCTTCGACGACGCCGACCTGGATGCCGCCGTCGAGGGCGCCGTGGCCTCCAAGTACCGCAACTCCGGCCAGACCTGCGTGTGCACCAACCGCCTGCTGGTCCAGGCCGGCGTCTATGACGCTTTCCTCGAGAAGCTCGCCGCCCGGGTGGCCCAGCTCCAGGTCGGCAACGGCCTCGACGAGGGCGTGGTACAGGGCCCGCTGATCAACGCCGCCGCCGTCGACAAGGTGCAGTCCCACATCGCCGATGCCCTCGAGAAGGGCGGGCGCCTGGTCTGCGGCGGCGAGCCGCACGCCCTAGGCGGCACCTTCTTCCAGCCCACCATCGTCGCCGACGTCACCGACGAGATGCGCGTGGCCCGGGAGGAGACCTTCGGCCCGCTGGCCCCGGTGTTCCGCTTCGAGACCGAGGAAGAGGCCATCGCCATGGCCAACGCCACCGAATTCGGCCTCGCCGCCTACTTCTATGCCCGCGACTATCGCCGCATCTGGCATGTCATGGAAGGGCTCGAGTATGGCATGGTGGCAGTCAACGAGGGCATCCTCTCCACCGAGCTGGCGCCCTTCGGTGGCGTGAAGGAATCGGGCCTGGGACGCGAGGGGTCGCGCCACGGCCTGGACGAGTACACTGAACTAAAATACGTCTGTGTCGGCGGCCTCTGA
- a CDS encoding CDP-alcohol phosphatidyltransferase family protein, giving the protein MLDRWTMPMTQAPLSMLARGLAAQRVHPDQVTVVAFLVGLLALPLLALEWYLPALVAILLNRLGDGLDGALARLSGRGSDAGGFLDIGLDFVFYGAVVLGFALADPAANALAAAFLLFAFIGTGTSFLAFAIMATRHGLERPRFQQKAFYYLHGLTEGTETVMAFVVFCLFPDHFPLLALLFAGACLVTTATRLWGGHRTLRAFEDEA; this is encoded by the coding sequence ATGCTCGATCGCTGGACGATGCCCATGACCCAGGCACCGCTGTCGATGCTGGCCCGGGGCCTCGCCGCGCAGCGGGTCCACCCCGACCAGGTGACGGTGGTGGCCTTCCTGGTCGGCCTGCTGGCGCTGCCGCTGCTGGCCCTGGAGTGGTACCTGCCGGCGCTGGTGGCGATCCTGCTCAATCGCCTGGGCGATGGGCTGGACGGGGCCCTGGCCCGGCTGTCCGGTCGCGGCAGCGATGCCGGCGGCTTTCTCGATATCGGCCTCGATTTCGTCTTCTACGGGGCGGTGGTGCTCGGCTTCGCCCTGGCCGACCCGGCCGCCAATGCCCTGGCGGCCGCCTTCCTGCTGTTCGCCTTCATCGGCACGGGCACCTCCTTCCTGGCCTTCGCCATCATGGCCACGCGCCACGGCCTGGAGCGGCCCCGCTTCCAGCAGAAGGCGTTCTACTACCTGCACGGCCTGACGGAGGGCACGGAGACCGTGATGGCCTTCGTGGTCTTCTGCCTGTTCCCCGACCATTTCCCGCTACTCGCGCTCCTCTTCGCTGGGGCCTGCCTGGTGACCACCGCCACCCGGCTGTGGGGCGGCCATCGGACCCTCAGGGCCTTCGAGGACGAGGCGTAG
- a CDS encoding MFS transporter produces the protein MIAAHTRTWWRATLALCLGSFLVFINLYAPQPLLPALRESFGVSTLGISLVMSVSTLALAASLLVFGPLSDAIGRGAIMRVSLLVSGLLSLALALAPTFESLLALRALQGFVLGGLPAVAIAWMGDEFERPALLSAVGLYIGANTLGGISGRVVGGAVAEIGGASASFLAVGAMTMAGLVVFWKLLPPARAFTPRRFELRGALADLRAHLATPPLIGAYLLGGINFMIFINQYSYITFRLAEAPFGLGTRLLGLIFLTYLGGTLGSSLSGRLAARWSQPACMMLGILILMGGTAVTLAGSLAWIIAGLTINAFGFFLAHSMASSWVGRHARRARGSASALYLVFYYSGASLGGFWLEPFWRAAGWHGVTLASWLMLGVTLALAAWLWRGERRQAQGAELALASSPQTSSSRSTRPQDDL, from the coding sequence ATGATCGCCGCGCACACTCGCACCTGGTGGCGTGCCACCCTGGCCCTCTGCCTGGGCTCCTTCCTGGTCTTCATCAACCTCTACGCTCCCCAGCCGCTGCTGCCTGCGCTGCGCGAGAGCTTCGGCGTCTCGACGCTGGGCATCAGCCTGGTCATGTCGGTCTCCACCCTGGCCCTGGCCGCCTCGCTGCTGGTGTTCGGTCCGCTGTCGGATGCCATCGGCCGGGGCGCCATCATGCGCGTCTCCCTGCTGGTGTCCGGCCTGCTCTCCCTGGCGCTGGCGCTGGCACCGACCTTCGAGTCCCTGCTGGCGCTGAGGGCGCTGCAGGGGTTCGTGCTGGGCGGTTTGCCGGCGGTGGCCATCGCCTGGATGGGGGACGAGTTCGAACGACCGGCCCTGCTCTCGGCGGTGGGCCTCTACATCGGCGCCAATACCCTCGGCGGCATCAGCGGTCGCGTGGTCGGCGGTGCCGTGGCCGAGATCGGTGGGGCGTCGGCGAGCTTCCTCGCGGTGGGGGCCATGACGATGGCCGGGCTGGTGGTTTTCTGGAAGCTGCTGCCCCCGGCCCGCGCCTTCACCCCGCGACGCTTCGAGCTGCGGGGCGCCCTGGCCGACCTCCGGGCCCACCTCGCCACGCCGCCGCTGATCGGGGCCTATCTGCTCGGCGGGATCAACTTCATGATCTTCATCAACCAGTACAGCTACATCACCTTCCGCCTGGCGGAGGCGCCCTTCGGGCTGGGCACCCGGCTGCTGGGGCTGATCTTCCTGACCTACCTGGGCGGCACCCTGGGCTCGTCCCTCTCCGGGCGGCTGGCCGCCCGCTGGTCGCAGCCCGCCTGCATGATGCTGGGGATCCTGATCCTCATGGGCGGCACCGCGGTGACCCTGGCCGGATCGCTCGCCTGGATCATCGCCGGGCTGACGATCAATGCCTTCGGCTTCTTCCTGGCCCACTCCATGGCCTCGAGCTGGGTGGGGCGCCACGCCCGCCGGGCGCGGGGCAGCGCCTCGGCCCTCTACCTGGTGTTCTACTACAGCGGCGCCAGCCTGGGCGGCTTCTGGCTGGAGCCGTTCTGGCGCGCCGCCGGCTGGCACGGCGTGACGCTGGCGTCCTGGCTGATGCTGGGGGTGACGCTGGCGCTCGCCGCCTGGCTCTGGCGGGGCGAGCGCCGCCAGGCTCAGGGGGCCGAGCTGGCGCTGGCCTCCTCGCCCCAGACATCCTCGAGCCGGTCGACGCGGCCGCAGGACGACTTGTAG
- a CDS encoding NlpC/P60 family protein: MLDTRACRVGVMGAALALLAGCASPGGSEEEEAVGAYFARDLPGMPADPLMSPVDNPILEVRGLRHPPPRLIRRALLAQHERWVGTPYRLGGASSRGIDCSALVQTIFSDTFRFDLPRTTEQQVQEGLEIERDALRPGDLVFFRPPGAYRHVGIYVGEGRFLHASTSRGVMISDLDNRYWQRYYWQARRTLEPVLLARRLATTGEG, encoded by the coding sequence ATGCTGGACACACGCGCGTGTCGTGTCGGAGTCATGGGGGCCGCCCTGGCGCTGCTGGCGGGCTGTGCCTCGCCGGGAGGCAGCGAGGAGGAGGAGGCCGTGGGAGCCTACTTCGCCCGGGACCTGCCCGGCATGCCCGCCGATCCCCTGATGTCGCCGGTGGACAACCCCATCCTCGAGGTCCGCGGCCTGCGTCATCCGCCCCCGCGGCTGATCCGTCGGGCCCTGCTGGCGCAGCACGAGCGCTGGGTCGGGACCCCCTACCGGCTGGGTGGCGCCTCCTCCCGTGGCATCGACTGCTCGGCCCTGGTCCAGACCATCTTCAGCGACACCTTCCGCTTCGACCTGCCGCGGACCACCGAGCAGCAGGTGCAGGAGGGCCTCGAGATCGAGCGTGACGCCCTGCGTCCCGGCGACCTGGTGTTCTTCCGTCCCCCCGGCGCTTACCGCCACGTGGGCATCTATGTCGGCGAGGGCCGCTTCCTGCACGCATCCACCTCCCGCGGCGTGATGATCTCCGATCTCGACAACCGCTACTGGCAGCGCTACTACTGGCAGGCCCGCCGCACCCTGGAGCCGGTGCTGCTGGCCCGGCGCCTCGCCACCACCGGTGAGGGCTGA
- the msrA gene encoding peptide-methionine (S)-S-oxide reductase MsrA → MNLLPSPSLRHLALLALPAALLLGGPAQASEAPASAVFAGGCFWCMEEAYDKVDGVLATTSGFSGGHTENPTYRQVVAGGTGHAEVVKVDYDPDQVDYGTLLYVFWRNIDPFAVNRQFCDQGDSYRSAIFPMNDEQRAQAEASREAVADRFDREIATEISDFDAFYPAEDYHQNYYAENPVRYRFYKSSCGRVDRLEDVWGEEASASSAP, encoded by the coding sequence ATGAACCTGCTGCCCTCCCCTTCCCTGCGCCACCTCGCGCTGCTCGCCCTGCCGGCCGCCCTCCTCCTCGGCGGCCCCGCCCAGGCCAGCGAGGCGCCGGCCAGCGCGGTGTTCGCCGGCGGCTGCTTCTGGTGCATGGAAGAGGCCTACGACAAGGTCGACGGCGTGCTGGCCACCACCTCGGGCTTCTCCGGCGGCCATACGGAAAATCCTACCTACCGTCAGGTGGTGGCCGGCGGGACCGGCCATGCCGAGGTGGTCAAGGTCGACTACGACCCCGACCAGGTCGACTACGGCACCCTGCTGTACGTCTTCTGGCGCAACATCGACCCCTTCGCCGTGAACCGCCAGTTCTGCGACCAGGGCGACTCCTACCGGAGTGCCATCTTCCCCATGAACGACGAGCAGCGCGCGCAGGCCGAGGCCAGCCGAGAGGCCGTGGCCGACCGCTTCGATCGGGAGATCGCCACCGAGATCAGCGACTTCGATGCCTTCTATCCGGCCGAGGACTACCACCAGAACTACTACGCCGAGAACCCGGTGCGCTACCGCTTCTACAAGTCGTCCTGCGGCCGCGTCGACCGGCTCGAGGATGTCTGGGGCGAGGAGGCCAGCGCCAGCTCGGCCCCCTGA
- a CDS encoding FAD-dependent oxidoreductase, with translation MTRRRLILAAAIALLVAAYFLSGANEALTLANLQAEQDRFQAWLAADPLTVAGGFFLIYVAITAVSLPGATLLTLLGGALFGFGWGLLLISFASSLGATLAALIARTLAREPLERRFAAQLERINAGIEREGAFYLFTLRLIPLFPFFVINLVMGLTRMRLTTFYWVSQVGMLAGTAVYVNAGRELGQLESLAGILSPGLIGSFVLIGLFPWLARGLVAVGKRRQLARRFQRPRRFDQDIVVIGGGSAGLVASYIASAVKARVALVERDRMGGDCLNTGCVPSKALIRAARIASEIREAPRYGVKAGEPEVDFAAVMGHVHRAIREVAPHDSRERYEGLGVEVVAGDACLEDPWRVRVRDGEGERVITTRHVIIASGARPRVPPLPGLEGIEVLTSDNLWQLERLPERLVVLGGGPIGCELGQSFARLGSQVSLVEMGEQLLPREDRDVAGEVETRLDEEGVSVRLATRALRVLPDDRGGQVLEVERRGDDGEPRLERLPFSHLLVAVGRQANVEGLGLEALGVETRPDGTLAVDEALQSVLPNVWACGDVAGPYQLTHASAHQAWHATVNALFGELRRFRVSYRALPAVTFTDPEVARVGLNEREAERQEVAVEVTHYALSELDRAIAEGSTRGFVKVLTVPGRDRLLGATIVGPGAGEMLAEFTLAMTHGIGLNKLLGTIHPYPTHSEAVKATAGVWKNAHKPERLLGWLARYFAWRRGSSEAVKEGR, from the coding sequence TTGACCCGACGACGCCTGATACTCGCGGCCGCGATTGCCCTGCTGGTGGCGGCCTACTTCCTCAGCGGGGCCAACGAGGCCCTGACGCTGGCCAACCTCCAGGCCGAGCAGGACCGCTTCCAGGCCTGGCTGGCTGCAGACCCCCTGACCGTTGCCGGCGGCTTCTTCCTGATCTACGTGGCTATCACCGCGGTCTCGCTGCCGGGTGCCACCCTGCTGACGCTGCTGGGCGGGGCGCTGTTCGGCTTCGGCTGGGGACTGCTGCTCATCTCCTTCGCCAGCAGCCTGGGGGCGACGCTCGCCGCGCTGATCGCCCGCACCCTGGCGCGCGAGCCGCTGGAGCGGCGCTTCGCCGCCCAGCTGGAGCGCATCAACGCCGGCATCGAGCGGGAAGGCGCCTTCTACCTGTTCACCCTGAGGCTGATCCCGCTCTTCCCCTTCTTCGTCATCAACCTGGTGATGGGCCTGACCCGCATGCGGCTCACGACCTTCTACTGGGTCAGCCAGGTGGGCATGCTGGCCGGCACCGCGGTCTACGTGAATGCCGGCCGTGAGCTGGGCCAGCTGGAGTCGCTGGCCGGCATCCTCTCCCCGGGGCTGATCGGTTCCTTCGTGCTGATCGGGCTCTTTCCCTGGCTGGCGCGTGGCCTGGTGGCCGTCGGCAAGCGCCGGCAGCTGGCCCGTCGCTTCCAGCGTCCCCGGCGGTTCGACCAGGACATCGTGGTGATCGGGGGCGGTTCGGCGGGGCTGGTGGCGAGCTACATCGCCTCCGCCGTCAAGGCGCGGGTGGCGCTGGTCGAGCGCGACCGCATGGGCGGCGACTGCCTCAACACCGGCTGCGTTCCCTCCAAGGCCCTCATCCGTGCCGCGCGGATCGCCAGCGAGATCCGCGAGGCGCCGCGCTATGGCGTCAAGGCCGGCGAGCCCGAGGTGGATTTCGCCGCGGTGATGGGACACGTCCATCGCGCCATCCGCGAGGTGGCGCCCCACGACAGTCGCGAGCGCTACGAGGGCCTGGGCGTGGAGGTCGTCGCCGGGGATGCTTGCCTCGAGGATCCCTGGCGGGTCAGGGTCCGGGACGGCGAGGGCGAACGGGTGATCACGACCCGCCATGTGATCATCGCCAGCGGGGCACGTCCCCGGGTGCCGCCCCTGCCGGGCCTGGAGGGCATCGAGGTGCTCACCTCGGACAACCTCTGGCAGCTCGAGCGCCTGCCCGAGCGCCTGGTGGTGCTGGGCGGCGGCCCCATCGGCTGCGAGCTGGGACAGAGCTTCGCCCGGCTGGGCAGCCAGGTGTCGCTGGTGGAGATGGGGGAGCAGCTGCTGCCCCGGGAGGACCGCGATGTGGCCGGCGAGGTCGAGACCCGGCTGGACGAGGAGGGCGTGTCGGTGCGCCTCGCCACCCGCGCGCTGCGCGTGCTGCCCGACGATCGCGGCGGCCAGGTGCTGGAGGTCGAGCGGCGCGGCGATGACGGCGAGCCACGCCTCGAGCGCCTGCCCTTCAGCCACCTGCTGGTCGCGGTGGGGCGCCAGGCCAACGTCGAGGGGCTGGGCCTCGAGGCCCTGGGGGTCGAGACCCGGCCCGATGGCACCCTGGCGGTGGATGAGGCGCTGCAGAGCGTGCTGCCCAATGTCTGGGCCTGCGGTGACGTGGCCGGCCCCTACCAGCTGACCCACGCGAGCGCCCACCAGGCCTGGCATGCCACGGTGAACGCGCTGTTCGGCGAGCTCAGGCGGTTCCGCGTGAGCTACCGGGCCCTGCCGGCGGTCACCTTCACCGATCCCGAGGTGGCCCGGGTCGGCCTCAACGAGCGCGAGGCGGAGCGCCAGGAGGTGGCGGTCGAGGTCACGCACTACGCCCTGAGCGAGCTGGATCGCGCCATCGCCGAGGGCAGCACCCGCGGGTTCGTGAAGGTGTTGACCGTGCCCGGCCGTGACCGTCTCCTCGGGGCGACCATCGTGGGCCCCGGCGCGGGGGAGATGCTGGCCGAGTTCACCCTGGCGATGACCCACGGCATCGGGCTCAACAAGCTGCTGGGTACCATTCACCCTTATCCGACCCACAGCGAGGCGGTGAAGGCGACGGCGGGGGTATGGAAGAACGCCCACAAGCCGGAACGCCTGCTGGGCTGGCTGGCGCGCTACTTCGCCTGGCGGCGCGGCAGCAGCGAGGCCGTGAAGGAGGGCCGCTGA
- the gabT gene encoding 4-aminobutyrate--2-oxoglutarate transaminase, which translates to MNNAQLNELKQRYVANGAASPATQFADRAENALIWDADGNRIVDFAGGIGVLNIGHRHPKVVQAVKDQLDKVMHTCQTVMPYEGYVKVAEKLSQVTPVRGHAKVMLANSGAEALENAVKVARAATGKNNVICFDGGYHGRTFMTMAMNGKVAPYATDFGSMPGNVFRAPYPVPYHGVSEDEALRGLKMTLKTDANPKDTAAIVLEPVLGEGGFYPASTSFLKAIREICDEHGILMIIDEVQSGFGRTGKLFAIEHSGVEPDIITMAKSMADGMPISAVVGTDKVMDASGANSLGGTYTGSPVSCAATLAVLEVFEEEDILGKSQALGDKLAKRFAKWQQDFDCVDNGRNMGAMAAIDLVSDKANHTPDADLAGALCKKAREKGLILLSCGLYGNTIRFLMPVTIEDEILEEGLAIVEESLKELVGSKSAATA; encoded by the coding sequence ATGAACAACGCACAGCTCAACGAACTCAAGCAGCGCTATGTGGCCAATGGGGCCGCGAGCCCGGCCACCCAGTTCGCCGACCGCGCCGAGAACGCCCTGATCTGGGACGCCGACGGCAACCGCATCGTCGACTTTGCCGGCGGCATCGGCGTGCTCAACATCGGCCATCGCCACCCCAAGGTGGTCCAGGCGGTCAAGGACCAGCTCGACAAGGTCATGCACACCTGCCAGACCGTGATGCCCTATGAGGGCTACGTGAAGGTCGCCGAGAAGCTCAGCCAGGTCACCCCGGTCCGCGGCCATGCCAAGGTGATGCTGGCCAACTCCGGCGCCGAGGCCCTGGAGAACGCGGTCAAGGTCGCCCGCGCGGCCACCGGCAAGAACAACGTCATCTGCTTCGACGGCGGCTACCACGGCCGTACCTTCATGACCATGGCCATGAACGGCAAGGTCGCGCCCTACGCCACCGACTTCGGCAGCATGCCGGGCAACGTCTTCCGCGCTCCCTACCCCGTGCCCTACCACGGCGTCAGCGAGGACGAGGCCCTGCGCGGCCTGAAGATGACCCTCAAGACCGATGCCAACCCCAAGGACACCGCCGCCATCGTGCTGGAGCCGGTGCTCGGTGAGGGCGGCTTCTACCCGGCGTCGACCAGCTTCCTCAAGGCGATCCGCGAGATCTGCGACGAGCACGGCATCCTGATGATCATCGACGAGGTGCAGTCCGGCTTCGGTCGTACCGGCAAGCTGTTCGCCATCGAGCACAGCGGCGTCGAGCCGGACATCATCACCATGGCCAAGAGCATGGCCGACGGCATGCCGATCTCCGCCGTGGTCGGCACCGACAAGGTCATGGATGCCTCCGGCGCCAACTCGCTGGGCGGCACCTACACCGGCAGCCCGGTCTCCTGCGCGGCGACTCTGGCAGTGCTCGAGGTGTTCGAGGAAGAGGACATCCTCGGCAAGAGCCAGGCGCTCGGTGACAAGCTGGCCAAGCGCTTCGCAAAGTGGCAGCAGGACTTCGACTGCGTCGACAACGGTCGCAACATGGGCGCCATGGCGGCCATCGACCTGGTGTCCGACAAGGCCAACCACACCCCGGACGCCGACCTGGCCGGCGCGCTGTGCAAGAAGGCCCGCGAGAAGGGGCTGATCCTGCTCTCCTGCGGCCTGTACGGCAACACCATCCGCTTCCTGATGCCGGTCACCATCGAGGACGAGATCCTCGAGGAAGGCCTGGCCATCGTCGAGGAGTCCCTCAAGGAGCTGGTCGGCAGCAAGAGCGCCGCCACCGCCTGA